One genomic window of Thalassolituus hydrocarboniclasticus includes the following:
- a CDS encoding type II toxin-antitoxin system CcdA family antitoxin — protein sequence MQVIFDTSAPKKPANVSINSDLLAQARACKINLSATLEQALADKVAQVQREQWLKENQQAINGYNQLVDEQGVFSDGLRSF from the coding sequence ATGCAGGTCATATTTGACACCTCAGCCCCGAAAAAGCCGGCCAACGTCAGCATCAACAGCGACCTGCTGGCTCAGGCGCGGGCCTGTAAAATCAACCTGTCGGCAACGCTGGAACAGGCGCTGGCTGATAAGGTTGCTCAGGTTCAGCGTGAGCAGTGGCTTAAAGAAAACCAGCAGGCTATTAATGGTTACAACCAGCTGGTGGACGAGCAGGGTGTATTCAGCGACGGCCTGAGAAGTTTCTGA
- a CDS encoding choice-of-anchor I family protein, with product MTPKFLAVAISTALLAACGGDDNKNSNKSPLAELGIQCATVEKAAASSATGTLQLTLIDSYESGNDFATSSAEIVSYDSCSDQLYVVNAKDATIDVLSLAQGNSAPTKKSSINLAAAATAAGIEIGAANSVSAKNGLVAVAIEAKVKQDAGLIALYRSDDLSLLATYPAGSLPDMVTLSADGRYILSANEGEPSGDYQNDPQGSVTIVDLNKGFSADKAVVQQVLFTDFNNGGSRAAELPAGVRISGPAGTSVAQDLEPEYLTLNSDGSKAWVALQENNAMAIIDVANARVESIKALGEKSWNADSGNQLDPSNKDGLAGQFASYEQLAGLYMPDTIASFELNNETYIVSANEGDGREYIYSTTQQNCDAENHLWDGDDYSVGSVDADAVKYANESDDCISHVDEARGGDLFDIVADAHPLKTALNDNNQLKRLKLINDRESIGAGDTLYAYGARSFSIWNSNAELVYDSGDDIAKRVFAVEPDNFNADNEVNLTAETADNRSDDKGTEPEAIEVASINGRIFAFVGLERQGGIMVYDISNPQAPVFQSYLNNRDFSAAVCTEVNVDGECSNDVYNSAAGDLGPESIDYFSREGKHFIAVGNEVSGTTSVYQLNFSSTAL from the coding sequence ATGACCCCGAAGTTTCTGGCTGTTGCGATAAGCACGGCTCTGCTGGCCGCCTGTGGTGGCGATGACAATAAAAACAGTAATAAAAGCCCACTGGCTGAGCTGGGTATTCAGTGTGCAACCGTAGAAAAAGCCGCTGCGTCCAGCGCAACCGGGACTCTGCAACTGACGCTGATCGACAGCTATGAATCCGGTAATGACTTTGCCACCAGCTCGGCTGAGATTGTCAGCTATGACAGCTGCTCTGATCAGCTTTATGTGGTGAATGCCAAAGACGCGACCATCGATGTGTTATCGCTGGCGCAAGGCAACAGCGCGCCGACGAAAAAAAGCAGCATCAATCTGGCCGCTGCAGCCACTGCCGCCGGTATTGAAATTGGTGCCGCCAACAGCGTCTCAGCCAAAAATGGTTTGGTTGCCGTCGCCATTGAAGCCAAGGTAAAACAGGATGCCGGTCTGATTGCGCTGTACCGTTCTGACGATCTGAGTCTGCTGGCAACTTACCCTGCCGGTAGCCTGCCGGACATGGTCACACTGTCAGCCGATGGCCGTTATATTCTGAGCGCCAACGAAGGCGAACCAAGCGGTGATTATCAGAATGATCCGCAGGGTTCGGTCACCATTGTCGATTTAAATAAAGGCTTCAGCGCCGATAAAGCCGTGGTGCAGCAGGTGCTGTTTACCGATTTTAATAACGGTGGCAGCCGCGCTGCTGAATTACCCGCCGGCGTGCGTATTTCCGGCCCGGCCGGTACCAGCGTGGCACAGGATCTGGAACCGGAATATCTGACCCTGAACAGCGACGGCAGCAAAGCCTGGGTTGCGCTGCAGGAAAACAACGCCATGGCCATTATCGATGTGGCCAACGCCCGCGTAGAGAGTATTAAAGCGCTGGGAGAAAAATCCTGGAATGCAGACTCTGGCAACCAGCTGGACCCATCCAATAAAGACGGCCTGGCAGGTCAGTTTGCCAGCTACGAGCAACTGGCTGGCCTGTATATGCCGGACACCATTGCCAGCTTCGAACTGAATAACGAAACCTATATTGTCTCTGCCAACGAAGGCGATGGACGCGAATATATTTATTCCACCACGCAACAGAACTGTGATGCAGAAAATCATCTCTGGGATGGCGACGATTATTCTGTTGGTTCTGTCGACGCGGATGCTGTGAAATACGCTAATGAAAGCGACGACTGTATTTCTCATGTCGACGAAGCCCGCGGCGGCGACCTGTTTGATATCGTCGCTGACGCCCATCCGTTAAAAACCGCGCTTAACGATAACAACCAGCTGAAGCGTCTTAAATTGATTAACGACCGTGAGAGTATCGGCGCAGGTGACACTCTGTACGCTTACGGCGCGCGTTCGTTTTCCATCTGGAACAGCAATGCGGAACTGGTATATGACAGTGGCGACGATATTGCCAAGCGTGTGTTTGCCGTTGAGCCGGATAATTTTAATGCCGACAACGAAGTGAATTTAACCGCAGAAACCGCCGACAACCGCAGCGATGACAAAGGCACCGAGCCGGAAGCCATTGAAGTGGCCAGCATTAACGGCCGTATTTTTGCGTTCGTTGGTCTGGAACGTCAGGGTGGTATCATGGTGTATGACATCAGCAACCCGCAGGCCCCTGTATTCCAGAGCTATCTGAATAACCGCGATTTCAGCGCTGCGGTCTGCACTGAAGTGAATGTTGATGGTGAATGCAGCAATGATGTTTACAACAGCGCCGCCGGCGATTTAGGCCCTGAGTCTATCGACTACTTCAGCCGTGAGGGTAAGCATTTTATTGCCGTGGGCAATGAAGTGAGTGGTACGACCAGTGTGTATCAGCTGAATTTCAGCAGTACTGCACTGTAA
- a CDS encoding HNH endonuclease: MSFYCSCKRNDRDVVIVAVPEVLKKSPTPKYLSLWADVSLYVAECEKGVGCHCSGLREISIGHNSECISIAFECGHSNNLVRNYADYCEKFLLGKERSAIRKKRIRDASGQHKKNDLAKIATMQGFRCYFCDNKLYSQDDLDDEKELGKKCHWDHLKPLSRGGTNFPSNMALTCKECNLRKGSKTEKEYWLYLLQETPKEDINKRQYFHSTYVKEKRNLDLLYRKSRA; encoded by the coding sequence ATGTCATTCTATTGCAGCTGTAAAAGGAATGATCGAGATGTTGTTATCGTTGCCGTGCCAGAAGTGTTAAAAAAATCGCCAACCCCAAAATATCTATCGTTATGGGCTGATGTTTCACTCTACGTTGCAGAATGTGAAAAGGGTGTAGGTTGTCATTGTTCTGGACTTCGAGAAATTTCGATAGGACATAATTCGGAATGTATTTCTATTGCCTTTGAATGTGGGCATTCAAATAATTTGGTCCGCAACTACGCAGACTATTGCGAAAAATTTCTTCTAGGAAAGGAGCGCTCTGCGATTCGTAAAAAAAGGATTAGAGACGCATCGGGACAGCATAAAAAAAATGATTTAGCGAAGATAGCTACTATGCAAGGCTTCAGATGCTATTTTTGTGATAATAAACTTTATTCACAGGATGATTTGGATGATGAGAAGGAGCTAGGGAAAAAATGTCACTGGGATCATCTGAAGCCTCTTAGTAGAGGAGGAACAAACTTTCCGTCAAATATGGCTCTTACCTGCAAAGAGTGCAATTTAAGAAAGGGAAGTAAAACGGAAAAAGAATATTGGCTCTATCTGCTCCAGGAGACTCCAAAAGAGGATATTAATAAAAGGCAGTATTTCCACAGTACTTATGTGAAAGAAAAGCGCAATCTCGACCTTCTATATCGGAAAAGTAGAGCTTAA
- the hemF gene encoding oxygen-dependent coproporphyrinogen oxidase, with translation MNQAHSGCDVAAVKAFLLDLQDRICSALEAQDGKAQFQEDSWERPAAEGDLALTGGGRTRVIADGAVIEKGGVNFSHVRGARLPASATANRPELAGRSFQALGVSLVIHPHNPYVPTSHANVRLFVAEKEGEEPVWWFGGGFDLTPFYPYEEDVVHWHQTGKDLCEPFGEGVFAKYKKWCDDYFYLKHRDESRGVGGLFFDDLNEWDGELNFEKSFAFMQAVGNGYIDAYVPIVAKRKDTPYGERERKFQCYRRGRYVEFNLVFDRGTIFGLQTGGRTESILMSLPPVVHWDYDWQPEPGSAEAKLYTDFLPHKEWV, from the coding sequence GGATCTGCAGGACCGCATCTGCAGTGCACTGGAAGCACAGGACGGTAAGGCGCAATTTCAGGAAGATTCCTGGGAACGTCCGGCAGCAGAAGGTGATCTGGCATTAACCGGTGGTGGCCGTACCCGCGTGATCGCCGATGGCGCCGTGATTGAAAAAGGCGGCGTGAATTTCTCCCACGTGCGCGGTGCCCGTTTACCGGCGTCGGCAACGGCTAATCGTCCGGAACTGGCCGGACGCAGCTTTCAGGCGCTGGGTGTGTCGCTGGTGATTCATCCGCACAATCCTTATGTGCCGACTTCCCATGCCAACGTACGTTTATTTGTGGCCGAAAAAGAAGGCGAAGAGCCGGTGTGGTGGTTTGGTGGCGGCTTCGACCTGACGCCGTTTTATCCCTATGAAGAAGACGTGGTGCACTGGCATCAGACCGGCAAAGATCTGTGCGAACCTTTTGGTGAGGGTGTTTTTGCCAAATACAAAAAATGGTGCGACGACTATTTCTATCTTAAACACCGTGACGAAAGCCGTGGTGTCGGCGGTCTGTTTTTCGACGACCTGAACGAGTGGGACGGTGAACTGAATTTTGAAAAATCCTTCGCCTTTATGCAGGCGGTGGGCAACGGTTATATCGATGCCTATGTACCCATTGTGGCGAAGCGCAAAGACACGCCTTATGGCGAGCGCGAGCGTAAATTCCAGTGCTACCGCCGTGGTCGCTATGTGGAATTTAATCTGGTGTTTGACCGCGGCACGATCTTTGGTCTGCAGACCGGTGGCCGTACCGAGTCGATTCTGATGTCGCTGCCGCCGGTGGTGCACTGGGATTACGACTGGCAGCCGGAACCCGGCTCGGCCGAAGCAAAACTTTATACCGATTTCCTGCCCCATAAAGAATGGGTGTGA
- the aroE gene encoding shikimate dehydrogenase, translating into MTDLYAVVGNPIGHSKSPQIHSAFAAQTRQDLLYTAQLVPLDSFELALDKFFKHGGCGVNVTVPFKENAWRYADEFTPRAQRAQAVNTLKKMSDGRILADNTDGVGLVRDLTVNHGVTITGKRILLLGAGGAVRGVLQPILEQQPAELIIANRTLSKAEILAADFADLGNIKAAAFDALDGSFDVIINGTSASLSGDLPPLSPAVLTAGTVCYDMMYSTQTTVFNQWALDHGVTKAIDGLGMLVEQAAEAFALWRDVRPETATVITVLRGERRQRR; encoded by the coding sequence ATGACCGATCTTTATGCTGTTGTGGGCAATCCCATTGGCCACAGCAAATCGCCGCAGATTCATTCCGCATTTGCCGCGCAGACCCGTCAGGATCTGCTGTATACCGCGCAACTGGTGCCGCTCGACAGCTTCGAGCTGGCACTGGATAAATTCTTTAAACACGGCGGCTGTGGTGTGAATGTGACCGTGCCCTTTAAAGAAAACGCCTGGCGTTACGCCGATGAATTTACTCCGCGTGCACAGCGTGCACAGGCGGTAAATACGCTGAAGAAAATGTCTGATGGCCGCATTCTTGCCGACAACACCGATGGTGTGGGTCTGGTGCGTGATCTGACGGTGAACCATGGCGTGACAATAACCGGCAAACGTATTTTGTTGCTGGGTGCCGGCGGTGCGGTGCGTGGTGTGCTGCAGCCCATTCTGGAGCAGCAACCGGCGGAGCTGATTATTGCCAACCGCACGCTGAGTAAAGCCGAAATACTGGCCGCGGATTTTGCCGACTTAGGCAATATTAAAGCTGCCGCATTCGATGCACTGGACGGCAGCTTCGATGTCATCATTAACGGTACATCGGCCAGCCTCAGCGGCGATTTACCGCCACTGTCTCCTGCCGTATTAACGGCAGGCACCGTTTGCTATGACATGATGTACAGCACGCAAACCACAGTGTTTAATCAGTGGGCTCTGGATCATGGCGTGACTAAAGCCATTGATGGTTTGGGCATGCTGGTAGAACAGGCGGCCGAAGCCTTTGCTCTGTGGCGCGATGTCCGTCCGGAAACCGCAACGGTGATTACAGTACTGCGTGGTGAACGTCGTCAGCGCCGTTAA
- a CDS encoding CcdB family protein, giving the protein MQFYVYSNTNPASKSQYPYLLDVQNSLLADLKTRLVIPLTAEANCRSGVISKLCPVFNIDGEAFVALTQQMAGIESRLLGAEVADLSAYRTEIIAAIDFAVVGI; this is encoded by the coding sequence ATGCAGTTTTATGTTTACAGCAACACCAATCCCGCGAGTAAAAGCCAGTATCCCTATCTGCTGGATGTGCAGAACAGTCTTCTGGCCGACCTTAAAACCCGGCTGGTGATTCCCCTCACCGCAGAGGCAAATTGCCGCTCTGGCGTTATCAGCAAACTGTGCCCGGTGTTTAACATTGACGGTGAAGCCTTCGTTGCTCTGACCCAGCAGATGGCCGGTATTGAATCGCGCTTATTGGGGGCAGAAGTCGCCGATTTATCAGCTTACCGAACCGAGATTATTGCGGCGATCGATTTTGCGGTGGTGGGAATCTAG
- a CDS encoding VC0807 family protein, with protein MTATTSSKKNHNFFSNLLFNIVIPTLILTKASGDDMLGPTLGVVVALAFPLAFGLWDLKTAGKVNAFSILGIVSVLLTGGISLLHLPPEYLAIKEALIPGLIGIAVLLTLNTRYSLLRMIILNDEVIDTEKLQQAVAEHGEEENFQRHLTMANKIIAASFFLSSALNYGLARYMVTAMPGTEEYNEQLGAMTAMSYPVIVLPSMIILALAIWYLFRNIHKATGRGLEDFMRQ; from the coding sequence ATGACCGCCACCACAAGCAGCAAAAAGAATCATAATTTTTTCAGCAATCTGCTGTTTAACATCGTTATCCCGACACTGATTCTCACCAAAGCCAGTGGTGACGATATGCTTGGCCCAACATTAGGTGTTGTGGTTGCGCTGGCGTTTCCGCTGGCTTTTGGTCTGTGGGATCTGAAAACCGCAGGCAAGGTAAATGCCTTTTCGATTCTGGGTATTGTCAGCGTATTACTGACCGGTGGTATCAGCCTGCTGCATTTACCACCGGAATATCTTGCCATTAAAGAAGCGCTTATTCCCGGTTTGATCGGCATTGCGGTACTGCTGACCCTGAATACCCGTTATTCGTTACTGCGCATGATTATTCTGAATGACGAAGTGATCGATACAGAAAAGCTGCAGCAGGCGGTTGCCGAGCATGGCGAAGAAGAGAACTTTCAGCGTCACCTGACGATGGCCAATAAAATCATCGCCGCCTCGTTTTTTCTGTCATCGGCGCTGAACTATGGTCTGGCGCGCTATATGGTAACCGCCATGCCAGGTACCGAAGAATATAACGAACAGCTGGGTGCGATGACGGCGATGAGTTATCCGGTGATTGTGCTGCCGAGCATGATTATTCTGGCGCTGGCGATCTGGTATTTATTCCGCAATATCCACAAGGCGACCGGTCGCGGACTGGAAGATTTTATGCGGCAATAA
- a CDS encoding YebC/PmpR family DNA-binding transcriptional regulator, with product MGRAYQNRKESMAKTAAAKTKVYSRYGREIYMCAKNGGVDPSANLSLRGLIDKAKKDQVPSHVIEKAIDKAKGGAGEDFQPALYEGIGPGGCMVLISALTDNGNRTFGDIRGIFSKCKAKLGSQGSVSHMFDHRAMFVFAGDDEEAALEALMMADVDVSDIDCEDGMITVLVPPTDYFKAKTALTEMNPEIDFEVEEITYLPQTEHPVSGDDIAQFERFAGLLNDLEDVAHIYHNGVFEG from the coding sequence ATGGGCCGCGCGTACCAGAACCGTAAAGAATCGATGGCCAAAACGGCCGCAGCAAAAACCAAAGTGTATTCCCGTTATGGCCGCGAGATTTATATGTGCGCCAAAAACGGTGGTGTCGACCCGTCTGCCAACCTGTCGTTGCGCGGACTGATTGATAAAGCCAAGAAAGATCAGGTGCCAAGCCACGTGATCGAGAAGGCCATCGACAAAGCCAAAGGCGGCGCCGGTGAAGACTTCCAGCCTGCGCTGTACGAAGGCATCGGCCCCGGCGGCTGCATGGTGCTGATCAGCGCCCTGACCGATAACGGCAACCGTACCTTCGGTGATATCCGTGGCATATTCTCCAAGTGCAAAGCCAAACTGGGCAGTCAGGGTTCGGTGTCACACATGTTCGATCACCGCGCGATGTTTGTGTTTGCCGGTGACGACGAAGAAGCCGCACTGGAAGCCCTGATGATGGCCGATGTAGATGTGTCGGATATCGACTGCGAAGACGGCATGATCACCGTGCTGGTGCCGCCAACCGATTACTTCAAGGCGAAAACCGCGCTGACCGAGATGAACCCGGAAATCGATTTCGAGGTGGAAGAGATCACCTATCTGCCACAGACCGAGCATCCGGTATCCGGCGATGACATCGCTCAGTTCGAGCGTTTCGCTGGTCTGCTGAACGACCTGGAAGATGTTGCGCACATCTACCATAACGGTGTGTTTGAAGGCTGA
- a CDS encoding gamma carbonic anhydrase family protein: MSDVRSYQGHSPKLGERVFVDRSAVIIGDVEMGDDCSVWPLAVIRGDMHHIRIGARTSVQDGSVLHITHASDYNPGGYPLIIGDDVTIGHQAMLHGCTIGNRVLIGMKSMIMDGAIVEDEVIVAAGAVVTPGKRLESGYVYVGNPAKQARPITEKERSFFAYGAGNYVRLKDKHIAEGYDKPL, from the coding sequence ATGTCAGACGTAAGAAGCTATCAGGGCCATAGCCCGAAACTGGGCGAGCGCGTATTCGTGGACCGCAGTGCGGTAATTATCGGCGATGTGGAAATGGGCGACGACTGCTCGGTCTGGCCGTTAGCGGTTATCCGCGGCGATATGCACCATATCCGTATCGGCGCGCGCACCAGCGTACAGGATGGCAGCGTACTGCATATTACCCACGCCTCCGACTACAACCCCGGCGGCTACCCGCTGATCATTGGCGATGACGTGACCATCGGCCATCAGGCCATGCTGCACGGCTGCACCATCGGCAACCGCGTATTAATCGGCATGAAATCCATGATAATGGACGGCGCCATCGTCGAAGACGAAGTGATTGTCGCCGCCGGCGCCGTGGTGACACCGGGCAAACGTCTGGAAAGCGGTTATGTATACGTCGGCAACCCGGCCAAACAGGCACGGCCGATTACCGAAAAAGAACGCAGCTTTTTTGCCTATGGTGCGGGCAATTATGTGCGGCTGAAGGATAAGCATATTGCGGAGGGGTACGATAAGCCGCTATAG